The stretch of DNA CGCCTGAACGGCATGGCATCCACGCGTTGCAGGCGCGGCAGCTGGCGGGCGTGGATGGACGGCTGCGGCCGGAATCACCCGGGCTCTCCATGCTGACCGCGGCGACGGACTTGCTGCGACTCACAAGCCCGACGATCGCGTCAGGCGATGAGCGTGTGCTCCCGGCGTTCTGGGAAGTGGCGGCAACCGCCGGGCTGAGAACGGCTGTTGTGCACTGGTGGGCGACGTGGCCGGCCGGAGCCGGTCAGGGGATCGTGCTCTCGGATCGCGCCATTCTGCGCCTGGAACAAGGCGGCGCTCCCGCCGGCGAAATCGCGCCCGAGCCCCTCCACGCAACCCTCGTCGGCGGCATGGAGGCGCGGCGCGCGCGAGTGACGGCCGCGAGCGTGCACACCTGGCCAGACGGACAACCCGATCAGATCACAGGCGTGTTGAAGCGATCAGCCGAACTGGACGCCACGGTGCTCGACCTCGGCGCCGATGCCGCCCTTGGCCCCCTCGATTTGCTGACCGTGTATCTGCCGGGACTGGACATCGCGCAACACGCCCTCCTGCAGGGCGCGGACAACTCACCAATGGCCACGTCGGCAACCGCCGACCGTGTGCGCGGCCTCGAGGCCTACTACTCGTTTCTTGATGTTGCGCTCGCGCGCTGGCTCGCACGGATTCCAGACGCTGACCGGCAAGTGGTGCTCATCCTTCAGCCTGGACGAGTGCAACACGCTGCGGCAGGCCTGTTGGCGATCAGCGGATCGCTTGCATCACAAGCCGCGCTCACAGAACTCGCCCCAACCGCAGTGGCGCCAACGGTGCTGACCCTGCTCGGTGTGCCGAGCGCGTCCGATCTGGCGGGCACCGCCGCGAGGGAGCTCTTCACGCAGGACTTCACCGGCCGTTACCCGGCCCGCGTGGTCTCGACCTATGGCAAGCGCCGCGCACCCGCGCAGGTGCGCACGGGACAACCGCTCAATCAGGAAATGATCGAGCGGATGCGGAGTTTGGGGTACGTCAGATAGGTCCAGGGTCCAGAGTCCAGGGTCCTGGGGTCCTGGGGTCCCGCTAGACCTTGTCTGAGGACAAGAAGCGCCAGGCTTGCGGGAGCAACAGCGCGGCCATCACTGCCTTCACAACGTCCGCGAGGACAAACGGCAGCACGCCCTGCGTGAACGCCGCCTGGAATGATCCCGTGTACGCCATCATCCAGGTGAGGCCACCGGCGTAGATCACGACAAGCCCGGCCAGCATTGCGGTCACTGACGAGGGGAACGTGCGATCCCAGCCACGCTCGGCCAACCGGCCGACCACAAACGCCGCGAGCGGATACGCGAGCAGGTAGCCCCCGGTGGGACCAAGCAGCCGGGCGGCGCCCGGCGGGAGAATAACCGATGGTGCAAACACCTGAAGGCCCGCAAGACCGGCCGCCAGATACGCCACCTGGGAGGC from Acidobacteriota bacterium encodes:
- a CDS encoding alkaline phosphatase family protein, whose protein sequence is MEGGEKPPARVDDLREQLRALGYLDARVDRFVLGRAATRGRGWSLALGASLRIGALAGVLLGPAAAVGLSARLPGLVTNVTDAVVLAGYLAVLFGAGSAVLAFAATLAGVALARGAASDANFAPRARRAATLAGLAVAAACLVYLTLWWRTTSAPMGPLASVPAQVLVMAIAVAISVLVGHAVTVTVLATLVRFGLARSLEHGSPLSSWRVLLPVGVVALVGALALLAVSAQTAPEAVAPPLAVVPTGARVVVIAIDGVDIPTLTRLTASGALPTLGALTAQARATLLNDTNRDPARVWTTIATAQTPERHGIHALQARQLAGVDGRLRPESPGLSMLTAATDLLRLTSPTIASGDERVLPAFWEVAATAGLRTAVVHWWATWPAGAGQGIVLSDRAILRLEQGGAPAGEIAPEPLHATLVGGMEARRARVTAASVHTWPDGQPDQITGVLKRSAELDATVLDLGADAALGPLDLLTVYLPGLDIAQHALLQGADNSPMATSATADRVRGLEAYYSFLDVALARWLARIPDADRQVVLILQPGRVQHAAAGLLAISGSLASQAALTELAPTAVAPTVLTLLGVPSASDLAGTAARELFTQDFTGRYPARVVSTYGKRRAPAQVRTGQPLNQEMIERMRSLGYVR
- a CDS encoding biotin transporter BioY, with protein sequence MARAAAVVFAVALTALAAQFTVVVPFTAVPFTFTPLVVMLVGAALGSRLGAASQVAYLAAGLAGLQVFAPSVILPPGAARLLGPTGGYLLAYPLAAFVVGRLAERGWDRTFPSSVTAMLAGLVVIYAGGLTWMMAYTGSFQAAFTQGVLPFVLADVVKAVMAALLLPQAWRFLSSDKV